In the Raineyella fluvialis genome, GCAACGTCGGGCTGCTCCAGGGTGGCATCCAGCTGATGCCGGAGGCCCGGCCCGACGACGGCAAACTCGACCTGTTGGTGGCCTCCCCGCGCAGCCTGCGCGACTGGGTCAGCGTCTTCACCCGGGTGCTGACCCGGGGGAACCGAACGGACGAGCGGCTGACCCGGCTGTCCGGTGGCAGCGTGGAGATCGTCGTCGACCAGCCGGACAGCTACGAGTTGGACGGCGACCCCCAGGGGACCTGCACCCGGCTGACCGCCGAAGTGGTTCCGGCCGCCCTGGTCCTGCGGGTGCCGGCCCCGTGATCACTTCCAGGTCAGGCTGTCGAGGATCTGCTTGATGTCGGCGGAGGCGTCCTTGTCCTTCGGCCAGGACCAGTTGAGCGCGACGAGCTTGCCGCCGGTCTCCAGGTAGTACTGGTGCAGCACCAGGCCCTCGGCCTCGGCCTGCAGGCCGGTCAACCGGCGACCGCCGGCCGTCACGGCGGGCGCGTCGGTGGCACCCGGCATCGCCGCCTTCGCCTGCTGCACGAGGGTGTCGCGGCTGCGGCCGGAGGTGTCGACGAAGACGCTGAAGGAGATCCCGGAGCTCAGCCCGTCCTTGGCGAGGTAGGCGTCGATCTGGCCGGAGGTGTCCGAGGACCCGAGATCGGTCCAGCCCTGCGGGACCACGACCGAGTAGAGGGGGCGCTGCAGCGTCCCGCCGGGCGCGACCCCCGTCGTCGGGGTGGGCGTCACCGGGGTGACCGGCGCGGTCCCGGAGGCACAGCCGCCGACCAGCAGGGTGGCGACGGCGACGGCCGCCACGGCCGCGGCGCGCAGGGTCCTGGTCATGGCCCGCAGCCTACTGGGCCGGGTGGCGCAGGCCGTCCAGCCAGCGCTGGGCGGCGGCGTACGCCTCGGTGGTCTGGCCCTCGTCGAGGATCGGCGCCTGCCGGTCCGCCCGCGGGTAGGAACCGAGGAAGGTCACCTTGGCGCACACCCGGTGCAGGCCGGTGAGGGTCTCCTGCATCCGGGGGTCGTCCAGGTGGCCCTCGGCGTCGATGGAGAAGCAGTAGCTGCCGAGCGCCTGCTTCGTCGGTCGCGACTCGATCCGGGTCATGTTCACCCCGTGCCCGGCGATCTGTTCGAGGATGCCCAGCAGCGAACCGGAACGGTCGACCTTCATGTACGCCACCAGCGTGGTCTTGTCGGCGCCGGTGGCCGGCGGCGGTGTGCTCGGCCGGGTGACGACGACGAACCGGGTGACGGCGTCCTCGTTGTCCGCGATGCCGTCGGCGAGGATCTCCAGACCGTTCATCTCGCCGGCGATCCGGGCACAGATGGCCGCGTCGTGCGGGGAGTCCGGATCGGAGACCTCAACCGCGGCCGCCGCGGTCGAGGGCCCCTCGGTGACGACCGCCCGGGGCAGGTGATGGGCCACCCACATCCGCGTCTGGGCGGCCGCATGCGGATGGGTGAGCACCGCCCGGACATCGGCCAGCCCGGTGCCGGGGCGCACACACAGCGCGAACTGCACCGGCAGCAGCACCTCGCGCCGGATCATCAGCGGGTGCGTCTCGTCGGCGGCCAACTGGTCCAGGGTTGCGCTCACCCCGCCCTCGAGGGAGTTCTCGATCGGGACGAACGCGGCGTCGATCTCACCGGCGCGGACCGCGTCGAGCGCGGCGACCACCGAGCGGAACGGCGTCAGCACGTCCTCGTCGCCGGCGATCAGTAGCAGGGCCTGGTGGGTGAAGGTCCCGGCCGGGCCGAAGTATCCGTACGTCAGGGGAGACACCCCGCCAGCGTAACGGTGACCTACAGTCGCTGTGTGGCGATGGAACACGACTGGGCGACCCTGGACCTGCACCGGGCGGCCCGCACCGGCGATCCCGAGGTGGTGTACGGGGCGGGCAAGACCCCCGAGCAGGTCCTCACCCTGCTGCACGACCTGCACGAGGCCCACCCGGACCGGGCGGTGCTCGCCACCCGGCTCACCCCCGAGGCGCACGACGTCATCGCCGCGGCCCTGCCCGAGGCCACACTCGACGCCGTCGCCCGGACGGTGACGTACGGTCCCCTGCCGGAGCCGCACGGGACGGTCGCGGTGATCGCCGCGGGGACCTCCGACGGGCCGGTCGCCGCGGAGGCGGCCGTCACCGTCCGCGCGTTCGGTGCGCGGGCCGAACGGATCACCGACGTCGGTGTCGCCGGCATCCACCGGATCCTCGAGGCCCGGCCGCGGTTCGCCGACGCGGACGCGCTGATCGTCATCGCGGGGATGGAGGGCGCGTTGCCGTCGGTCGTCGGCGGGCTCGTCGGCATCCCCCTGGTGGCGGTGCCCACCTCCGTCGGCTACGGCGCGAACTTCGGCGGACTCTCCGCACTGCTCGGCATGCTCAACTCCTGCGCTCCCGGCGTCGTCGTGGTCAACATCGACAACGGCTTCGGCGCCGGGGTGCACGCCGCCCGGATCGCCCGGGCCGTGGGTGCGCAGGCGGGCCGATGACCGCCGACCTGCTCTGGATCGACGCCGCCGCGGGGATCGCCGGTGACATGCTGCTCGGCGCCCTGCTCGACGCCGGCGCGGACCTCGACCTCGTCCGCCGCTGCGTCGGCGCCGTCCATCCCGACGTCGACGTGCAGGTGGCCCCCACCACCCGCCACCACCTCGCGGCGACGAAGGCCACCGTGGTCGACCGCTCGACCGGCCGCGCCGCCGACGCGCATCATCCGCACGAACACCATCACCCGCACCGGCCGTGGCGCGAGGTCCGCGACCTGCTCGCGGCCGCCGACCTCCCCGAGACGGTACGCGAGCGCGCCCAGCGGACGTTCGAGGTGTTGGCCCGGGCCGAGGCGCAGGTCCACGGCGTCGCCCCCGAGGACGTCGAGTTCCACGAGGTCGGCTCCCTGGACGCGATCGGCGACGTCGTCGGCTGCTGCGCGGCGCTGGTCGACCTGGCGCCCCGGCGGGTGGTCTGCTCGGCGGTCACCGTCGGGCACGGCGACCAGGTGCTCGGCGCCCACGGCCGGATCCCTGTCCCGGGCCCCGCGGTGACGAACATCGCCATCACCCACGCCGTGCCGGTCTCCGCCGGACCGGTCGCCCTGGAGATGGCCACCCCCACGGGGATGGCGCTCGCGGCGGCATGGGCCGACGAGTTCGGCCCGATGCCGACGATGACGATCACCACCACCGGGCTGGGCGCCGGCACCCGTGACCCCGAGGGGATCGCCAACGTGGTGCGCGTCGTTCTGGGGCGTACGCCGCAGGGCCAGGCCCCGACCCAGATCCTTCTGGAAACCAACGTCGATGACCTCGACCCCCGGCTGTGGCCCGGCGTCCTGGCGGACCTGCTCGACGCCGGCGCGGCCGACGCCTGGCTCACCCCGATCGTGATGAAGAAGGGCCGCCCCGCCCATACCCTCGCCGTGCTCTGTGACCCGGCCGACCGCGCCACGGTGATCGGCATCGTGGCGGCCGCGACGACCGCCATCGGCCTGCGGGAGACGGCGGTGGTCAAGCACACCGTCGAGCGGGAGCTGGTGAGCGTCGAGGTCGACGGCCGCCCGATCGCGGTCAAGGTCGCCCGGCGGGACGGTCAGGTGGTCAACGTCCAGCCGGAGTTCCGCGACGTCGAGGCGTACGCCGCGGCGGCCGGCCTGCCGGTCAAGCGGGCTCTTGCCCGGGCGGCCGCTGCCGCCGATGCCCTATGGCGTCCCGATAGGAGTTGACCGTGGCCACCCCCTGGTGCCAACGGTCCCGCAGGGTCGGGGCGGGTCCGTTGCGTTCCGCCCGGCGCCGCAGCGCGTCCTGGTGCCACCACCAGGCGATGACGGCGAGCACCGCCCACTGCACGGCCGGGGAGAAGGTGTCGCGGATGCGGGCAGCGGCCGCGCTCAGGCTCTGGCCGTAGTCCAGGCCGCGGCCCGGGATGTAGGACAGGGACAGCAACATCCCGCGCCAGATGAACAGCCCGTCGAGCCGTGTCGCGCCGACCAGCACCAGGGCCCCCAGGCGATCAGGTCGTACCAGGACAGGGTGTAGAGCGAGGTGGTGAGCCAGCCGACCGACAGCAGCAGGGCGGTGCGGACGGCGATGGTGATGGGGTCCCGATCGGGTGCGACACCGTCGGGGGTACCGGCGACGGCGTGCCAGGGCAGCACCCGGGACAGCATCCACGCGATGGTGAGCGTGCCTGCGTAGGAGACCACGCCGAGCACCCCGGTCGCCGCCGGGACCGGCAGGAAATAGGTCAGCACGGTGTAGAACGGCTGCGCCCAGGACCCGACGGAGACGTAGGAGGTGTTGCGCAGCGCCGCGAAGAGCGCCCCCGGCGCGAACAGCCCGTACAGCAGCCCCATCGACAGGGCCGTCCCCACCAGCAGTCCGACGAGTTTGCGTGGCTGGCGCCGGTAGCCCCACACCATCGCCAGTCCGTAGAGCCCGATGCTCAGCTTGCAGGCGCCGGCCAGGCCCATCATCACCCCCGCGCCGATGGACGTCTTGCGCATCAGCATGATGCCGAGCATGGCGAACATCACCGACCAGCCCTCGTTGTGGGCCCCGGCGGTGATCGCCCAGATCAGCAGCGGGTTGGCGATGGTGAGCAGGGCGGCGCGGCCCTTGAGCTGTTCGTCGCCGTGGGCGAGCCAGACCACCACGGCGCTGGTGACCAGGAACGGGATGAACGCCGACAGCTGCAGCCAGAAGACGATGTCGTGCATGTTGAGGCCGCCGAACCGGTTGGCGAGCAGCTGCACCCAGGACATGATCGGCCCGTACACGCTCGGGGTGTCCTGCCAGGGGCGTTCGGTCCACCGCAGCACCGGGTCGAACTGGCTGCGGAAGACGGCGGCCGGCGTGATGTCGTACGGGTTCATCCCGAGGGCCTGCAGCCGGCCGTACGCCGCGTACATCAGCACGTCGGCGGAGGTCAGCGGCGGCACCATCAGCGTGGCGACGTTGAGCACGACGCCGAAGGTGAACACCCGCCAGACCGTGGGGGTCCAGCCGTCCCGGACCGCCCGGACCGCGATGGACAGGCCGACGCCACCGATGATCACGGCGCCGTACAGCACGCCGGAGACCACCCACTCCCCCGGCGTCGGGACGGTCCCGGACGGCAGGTAGTAGGGCGGCAGCAGTGACGCCCGGGGGCCGAGCGTGAGGGTGACCGCGGACGGGCCCAGCACGCCGACCGCCACCGTGAGCAGGGTGGCGAGCAGGATCAGCCCGAGGCCGACCCGCGGGCTGTTCCGCCAGGTCAGGCCGGCCGGCGGCAACCAGGACGTACGCATCACTGGCCTAGGCTAACCGTCCGCCAGTCGTCCGGGATCCGCCACCGGGGCAGGGGCAGCGCCAGGGCCCGGCGGAGCCGTCGCAGGTAGTCCTCCCGGGAGACCTCCACCACCCCGAGACTGGCCAGGTGCTCGGTCCGCCACTGCACGTCGAGCAACCGGCGATCCGCGTCGCCGCTCGCCGCCAGCATCGCGACCAGACCCATCAGCGCGACCTTGGAGGCGTCCCGGCCGATCACCGGGTCGTGGAACATCGACTCCCCGGCGAACAACCCGCCGTAGCCGACCCCGTACAGCCCGCCGGCGAGCCGCCCGTCCGGCGTCCAGGCCTCCACGGAGTGGGCGCGACCGGCCCGGTGCAACTCGGAGTACACCGCCACCACGCTCTCGTCGATCCAGCCGCCTTCCCGGTCCTGTCCGCCGCAGGCGGCCAGCACGGCCGCGAAGTCCCGATCGACGCTCACCTCGAAGTGCTTGGCGCTCTTGCGCAACGAGCGGGGCACGCGGAGCTCCTCCAGCGGCAGGATCCCGCGCGCCACGGGGGAGAACCAGCCGATCCAGTCGGCGGGCGGCAGTTCGTCGGAGACGTCCTCGGAGATCGGCATGGGGAACATCCCGTTCACGTACGCCCGCATGACGAGCGGCGCGTCCATGCCGATGGTCAGCGCCACCAGGTCCTGGTCCGCCCACTGCCCCGGGCCTGGCAGCGGGGCGGGGTCGAGATAGGGGCGGGCCATGAGGCCATTATGGGTGGAATCCCGGACCGGCCACGCCGGGACGGGGACGTACGCTGGGCCCATGGCAGACGAGGTGTCCCGCAATTCCGCCCGGTCGACGGCCGGCACGACGCTGCGCCGGATCCTCGATCTGGCGATCGACGGCGTCCCCTCGATGCCGGGGGCGAAGGCGGTGGCGGCGAAGCAGTTGCAGAAGCACCCGCGCACCGACGAGGCCGTCGACGCGGTGATCAGCTCCCACATCGCCCTGGCCTCGGCGTCGGGGTTCCTCAGCAATGTCGGCGGCCTCGTCGTCACCGCGATCAGCCTGCCCATGAACATCGTCGGGCTGGCCGTGCTGCAGGCCCGGATGGTGGCGGCGATCGCCCATCTGCGCGGCTACGACATCGAGGACACCCGGGTGCGCACCGCCGTGTTGATGTGCCTGATGGGTGGGGAGGAAGTCACCCGGCTGGTGGGCAAGGGCAAGCTGCCCGGCACCCCGCTGCTGATCGCCACCGCACCGATCGCGAATGCCAGTCTCTACGAGGACGTCTCCGAGAAGGTCGTCGCGTCGTTGCTCACCATCCATGGCGGCAAGTCCGTCGGGGTGCTGGCGACCAAGCGCATCCCCATCATCGGGGGCGGGATCGGCGCTGTCTTCGACGGGGTCGCCACCCGCCAGATCGGCACCTTCGCCCGGGGTGAGTTGGTGCAGCGCCGCGCGATCGGCTAGCACCCGCCGCGCTCAGCGCTCCAGCACGGCCCAGCCGTGCGCCTCGATCTCCATCAGGTCCTCAGCGCTGTGGGCGATGACCGTGCCGCTCGGCATCGGCCGGGGCGCGTCGTCCACGTTGAGGGCGATGGCGATCTCGTGGTGGGCACCGCCCGATTCGCTGGAGCACTCGATGACGATCGTCTCGTTCGTCACGGCCACCACCGCGATGTCGGCGCGGACCAGCCACGGGTGGCGCCGCCGCAGGGCGATCAGCGCCTGGTGCTGCGCCAGGATCGGCCGCCCGAGGAGGGAGAGGTTCTCCGGCCGCGGAGGCATCGCGGGCCGGATCTGGTCGTCGCCGCCGGGGCGGTCCTCCTTGGTCCCGACGAACCCCTGCTCGTCGCCGTAGTAGATGGACGGGATGCCGGGCAGCACCATCAGCAGCACCACGGCATGACCGAGGTGGCGGTCGTCGTTCAGCATGCTGCGGATCCTGGTGACGTCATGGTTGCCGATGAACGTCTGGGGCACGAACGTCGCCAGGAACGCCCGGTGCCGCTCGAGGGCGTGGGCCAGTTCCCAGAAGTTCGTGTCGTTCAGGGAGGACCAGATCGCCTTCCACAGCTCGTACTGGGTGAGGCTGTGCACTCCGGAGCGGCGGACGAAGTCCGCGACGTCACCGTGGATCACCTCACCGAGCAACCAGGCCTCCGGGAAGTCGGCCCGGACCCGGGCCGTGATCGGCGCCCAGGCGTCCGGGCCCGGGGCGTAGGCGGCGTCGAGGCGCCAGCCGTCGATCCCGAACGCCAGCCAGTGCTCCATCACCCCGACGATGTGGTCGCGGACCGCCGGGGTGCTCAGGTCGAGCTCGGGCATGTCGAGGTGGCCCTCGAAGCAGCGTACGTAACCGTCGACCCACTGCACCCAGGATCCGTCCGGCGTCCCGGGTCCGGCGGCTTCGGCGCGGGCCACGGCCGGGTGCTCGCGGGCGACGTGGTTGAAGACGCCGTCGAGGACCACCCGGATGCCGCGCCGATGGGCCTCGTCGACGAGCCGGCGCAGGTCCGCCTCGTCACCGAGCCGGGCGTCCACGCGGTAGTGGTCGAGGGTGTCGTACCCATGGGAGACCGAGGCGAACACCGGCCCCAGCAGCAGACCGTTGCACCCGAGGGACACCAGGTAGTCGAGCCAGCCCACCAGGTGCTCCAAGCGATGGGTGACGGGGTCACCGGCGACCCGGCGCCGTTCCGCATCGGTGAATCCGAGCGGGTAGCAGTGCCACCACACGGAGTAGTCGACCCAGGCTGGCTGGCTCACGGTCATGCTCACAGCCTAGTCACGTGGCGGTCCTCACAATATGGAACGGCCGGACGCATCGTGGACGCCGCGGCGGCAGAATGACCGCAATCGACACCGGTGGCCTGGAGTGATGTGGGGGCGCATCGGTGCGCGTCCTCCATCGCCGGCGTCGCCCAGAAACCGCGCCGGCACGAAATGCCGCCCGTCGATCGATCGGCCTCCACGGTCGGGACCGCTTTGCTAGGGTCCACGATGGGGCAGCAATGACTACAAGGGAGTAATGGATGACCACACCAGTTCTCACCACGGGTGACGGCCAGCTTATCGAGCTTCCGTTCGTCCAGGCCGTGAACGGCGACAACGGTTACGACATCAGCAAGCTGCGCGCCCAGACCGGGAACGTCACGCTCGACGAAGCCTTCGGGAACACCGCGTCGTGCAAGTCGGAGATCACCTTCATCAACGGCGAAGAAGGCATCCTCCGTTACCGTGGGTACCCGATCGAACAGCTCGCCGAGCAGTGCAGCTTCGTCGAGGTGATGTGGCTGGTGCTCTACGGCGAGCTGCCCACCAGGGACCAGGTGGAGACGTTCGAGAACGAGCTCGTCCACAACATGTTCCTGGACGAGCGGATGCGCGACCTGTTCCGCTGCTTCCCGCGCCAGTCCCACCCGATGCCCGTGCTGTCGGCCGGCATCTGCGCGCTGTCGACCTTCAACCGCAACCACGTCGGCCTCGACAAGGCCGACGTCGAGATCGCCACCCGCAAGCTCCTCGCCCAGGTCCCCACCCTGGCCGCGTACGCGTACAAGAACGCCAAGGGCGAACCCTTCCTCTACCCGAGGTACGACCAGTCCTACGTCGAGAACTTCATCCGGATGGCCTTCGGCACTCCGGCCGAGGACTACCAGTTCCAGGACATCGTCACCAAGGGCCTGAACGCCCTGCTGGTGCTGCACGCCGATCACGAGCAGAACTGCTCCACCTCGACCGTACGTCTGGTCGGCTCGTCCCAGGCGAACCTCTACGTCTCCGTGGCCTCGGGTGTGAACGCCCTGTCCGGCCCGCTGCACGGTGGCGCGAACCAGGCCGTGCTGGAGATGCTGGCCGCCATCCGCGACCAGGGCATCGCCCCCAAGGACTACCTCGAGCAGGTCAAGGCCAAGAAGGCCGGCATCAAGCTGATGGGCTTCGGCCACCGGGTCTACAAGAACTTCGACCCGCGCGCCGCGATCATCAAGAAGTACGCCGACGAGATCCTCGCCACCTCGCCGAACGGCGACCGCGAGCTGCTGGCGATCGCCAAGGAGCTCGAGGAGACCGCGCTCGCGGACGAGTACTTCGTGTCGCGCAAGCTCTACCCGAACGTCGACTTCTACTCCGGCCTGATCTACGAGGCGATGGGCTTCCCGGTGGAGATGTTCACCGTGCTCTTCGCCGTCGGTCGTCTCCCCGGCTGGATCGCCCAGTGGCGCGAGCACAACGCCGACCCCAAGGCCCGGATCTCGCGTCCGCGCCAGATCTACATGGGCCACGACAAGCGCGACGTCGTCCCGATGGACCAGCGCTGACCTCGCTGGTCGCCTGATCGACCCACAGGGGCCCCGGCCCGCTTCGGCGGTGTCCGGGGCCCCTGTGCGTCGGGTCCCCCGAGCGAATCGCATCCCCCCAGAAGCGATTACGTTCCGATCTTCGCCGCTCGCTCCCGCCAGCGCCAGCCCCCGCGGCCGATCCGTACGGATCCGTACACCCGGGACGGCGTACGCCCTTGTCAGACGGCAGTTGGCTGGGCGGTGACGACCGCCTCGAGCCACCGTACGACGGCGATCGCACCGGGGTCCGGGTAGCCCACCGCGCGCTCGCCGAGGTAGCTGGCCCGGCCCCGCCGGGCCACCGCACCGACGGTCGCCTCCGCCCCACGGCGAGCGGCGTCGACCACCGCCGCGGGTCCGTCGGCCCAGGCCGTGGCCGCCGGGGCGAGCGCGTCGAGCATGGTGCCGTCCCCCGGGGCCGCCGCCCCGAGGCCGGCGACGCCGTCGACCGCGGCGGCCAGGGCCTCACCCCAGTCGCCACCCCGCTCGAGGGATTCGGCCGCCCGCAGCAGCCCCATGGCGTACAGCGCACCCGAGGTCCCGCCGACGTCGCGGCGGGCGATCCAGGAGAGGTGGCGCAGCAGGTGGCTCGCGTCCCCCTCGATGGGGTCGTCGAACCAGCCGTACGCCCCCCGGGCCAAGGCCTGGCCGAGGTCCCCGTCGCCGACCTGCTGGTCGAGGTGGGTGAGTTCGGTCTCGCTGTCGAGGACCGCCTGGCAGGCGACGTCGATGGCGGCGCGGACCCGGGCGTCGGGATGCCCCAGGTCCTCCGGGACACCGGCGTCGGGGAGGGGCGCGGCCACCCTGGCGAGGGAGGGTGCGGCATCGACTCCGTGGCCGGGCCAGGCGAGGGCGCCGGTCGGCGCATCGAGGGCGGCCAGCACAGCCGGCTCCTCGGGGTCGAGGGCCAGCAGGGTGACCGAGACGCCGGCCATGTCCAGGCTGGTCATCACCTCGCCGCAGTAGAGGCGGACCACCTCGATGCGGCGCAGCTCCAGTTCGCGGACCACGGCCCGAGTGGCGATCGCCAGTTCGATCGGTGGGGTGGCCCCGGCGCCGCCGACCAGGGCGACCACCCTGGCACCCGCCCGGATGCCGCGCTCGGTGGCGATCCGCGACACCATGATGTGGATCAGCTTGTCCGCGTCGGTCGCCCGGATCTTCCGGACGCCCGGCTCGCCGTGGATG is a window encoding:
- the pheA gene encoding prephenate dehydratase; its protein translation is MSPLTYGYFGPAGTFTHQALLLIAGDEDVLTPFRSVVAALDAVRAGEIDAAFVPIENSLEGGVSATLDQLAADETHPLMIRREVLLPVQFALCVRPGTGLADVRAVLTHPHAAAQTRMWVAHHLPRAVVTEGPSTAAAAVEVSDPDSPHDAAICARIAGEMNGLEILADGIADNEDAVTRFVVVTRPSTPPPATGADKTTLVAYMKVDRSGSLLGILEQIAGHGVNMTRIESRPTKQALGSYCFSIDAEGHLDDPRMQETLTGLHRVCAKVTFLGSYPRADRQAPILDEGQTTEAYAAAQRWLDGLRHPAQ
- the larB gene encoding nickel pincer cofactor biosynthesis protein LarB → MEHDWATLDLHRAARTGDPEVVYGAGKTPEQVLTLLHDLHEAHPDRAVLATRLTPEAHDVIAAALPEATLDAVARTVTYGPLPEPHGTVAVIAAGTSDGPVAAEAAVTVRAFGARAERITDVGVAGIHRILEARPRFADADALIVIAGMEGALPSVVGGLVGIPLVAVPTSVGYGANFGGLSALLGMLNSCAPGVVVVNIDNGFGAGVHAARIARAVGAQAGR
- the larC gene encoding nickel pincer cofactor biosynthesis protein LarC: MTADLLWIDAAAGIAGDMLLGALLDAGADLDLVRRCVGAVHPDVDVQVAPTTRHHLAATKATVVDRSTGRAADAHHPHEHHHPHRPWREVRDLLAAADLPETVRERAQRTFEVLARAEAQVHGVAPEDVEFHEVGSLDAIGDVVGCCAALVDLAPRRVVCSAVTVGHGDQVLGAHGRIPVPGPAVTNIAITHAVPVSAGPVALEMATPTGMALAAAWADEFGPMPTMTITTTGLGAGTRDPEGIANVVRVVLGRTPQGQAPTQILLETNVDDLDPRLWPGVLADLLDAGAADAWLTPIVMKKGRPAHTLAVLCDPADRATVIGIVAAATTAIGLRETAVVKHTVERELVSVEVDGRPIAVKVARRDGQVVNVQPEFRDVEAYAAAAGLPVKRALARAAAAADALWRPDRS
- the aat gene encoding leucyl/phenylalanyl-tRNA--protein transferase → MARPYLDPAPLPGPGQWADQDLVALTIGMDAPLVMRAYVNGMFPMPISEDVSDELPPADWIGWFSPVARGILPLEELRVPRSLRKSAKHFEVSVDRDFAAVLAACGGQDREGGWIDESVVAVYSELHRAGRAHSVEAWTPDGRLAGGLYGVGYGGLFAGESMFHDPVIGRDASKVALMGLVAMLAASGDADRRLLDVQWRTEHLASLGVVEVSREDYLRRLRRALALPLPRWRIPDDWRTVSLGQ
- a CDS encoding EcsC family protein; translation: MADEVSRNSARSTAGTTLRRILDLAIDGVPSMPGAKAVAAKQLQKHPRTDEAVDAVISSHIALASASGFLSNVGGLVVTAISLPMNIVGLAVLQARMVAAIAHLRGYDIEDTRVRTAVLMCLMGGEEVTRLVGKGKLPGTPLLIATAPIANASLYEDVSEKVVASLLTIHGGKSVGVLATKRIPIIGGGIGAVFDGVATRQIGTFARGELVQRRAIG
- a CDS encoding alpha-amylase family protein, with amino-acid sequence MTVSQPAWVDYSVWWHCYPLGFTDAERRRVAGDPVTHRLEHLVGWLDYLVSLGCNGLLLGPVFASVSHGYDTLDHYRVDARLGDEADLRRLVDEAHRRGIRVVLDGVFNHVAREHPAVARAEAAGPGTPDGSWVQWVDGYVRCFEGHLDMPELDLSTPAVRDHIVGVMEHWLAFGIDGWRLDAAYAPGPDAWAPITARVRADFPEAWLLGEVIHGDVADFVRRSGVHSLTQYELWKAIWSSLNDTNFWELAHALERHRAFLATFVPQTFIGNHDVTRIRSMLNDDRHLGHAVVLLMVLPGIPSIYYGDEQGFVGTKEDRPGGDDQIRPAMPPRPENLSLLGRPILAQHQALIALRRRHPWLVRADIAVVAVTNETIVIECSSESGGAHHEIAIALNVDDAPRPMPSGTVIAHSAEDLMEIEAHGWAVLER
- a CDS encoding citrate synthase, whose translation is MTTPVLTTGDGQLIELPFVQAVNGDNGYDISKLRAQTGNVTLDEAFGNTASCKSEITFINGEEGILRYRGYPIEQLAEQCSFVEVMWLVLYGELPTRDQVETFENELVHNMFLDERMRDLFRCFPRQSHPMPVLSAGICALSTFNRNHVGLDKADVEIATRKLLAQVPTLAAYAYKNAKGEPFLYPRYDQSYVENFIRMAFGTPAEDYQFQDIVTKGLNALLVLHADHEQNCSTSTVRLVGSSQANLYVSVASGVNALSGPLHGGANQAVLEMLAAIRDQGIAPKDYLEQVKAKKAGIKLMGFGHRVYKNFDPRAAIIKKYADEILATSPNGDRELLAIAKELEETALADEYFVSRKLYPNVDFYSGLIYEAMGFPVEMFTVLFAVGRLPGWIAQWREHNADPKARISRPRQIYMGHDKRDVVPMDQR
- a CDS encoding dihydroxyacetone kinase family protein, with product MAAKLLNDPSDVVQEALEGLVLLQPGLNLLEDRTTVIRADRRAAGPDDPAVPVAIITGGGAGHDPADAGFVAGGMLTAAVVGGIFSSPGADAVYQAIRAVTGAAGCLLVVKNYTGDRLNFQLGAELAVADGYRVELLLVADDVALTQSDDNAGRRGLAGTVLVEKIAGALAEEGRSLDEVAALARLVAGRVGTVNTGLSAPTVPGVPTASFELRDDEVELGLGIHGEPGVRKIRATDADKLIHIMVSRIATERGIRAGARVVALVGGAGATPPIELAIATRAVVRELELRRIEVVRLYCGEVMTSLDMAGVSVTLLALDPEEPAVLAALDAPTGALAWPGHGVDAAPSLARVAAPLPDAGVPEDLGHPDARVRAAIDVACQAVLDSETELTHLDQQVGDGDLGQALARGAYGWFDDPIEGDASHLLRHLSWIARRDVGGTSGALYAMGLLRAAESLERGGDWGEALAAAVDGVAGLGAAAPGDGTMLDALAPAATAWADGPAAVVDAARRGAEATVGAVARRGRASYLGERAVGYPDPGAIAVVRWLEAVVTAQPTAV